The genomic region AGCTCCGGTAGCAACGATCAAAATATCACTATTTCTTATCTCTGCCTGGAGATCTGCATAATCCTTAACGATAAGATCAAATTTACCGGCAACCTTCTCAGCTTTATCTTTTGTTCTGTTGATTAAGGTAATATGGTTATTCCGGGTATGTTTAACCAGATTTTCACAGGTATTACGTCCTATTTTCCCTGTTCCAAAGAGAAGAATGTTCTTATCTGAAACGTTCTCTAAATTCTTTAATATATATTGTACAGAGGCAAATGAAACTGAAGTCGCTCCACTTGAGATCTCTGTCTCATTCTTAATTCTTTTACTGGCCTGGATCACAGCATTTACCAATCTTTCCAGGAATGCATTTACCAGTCCGAGCTTTTTGGAACGTACAAAAGCAACCTTTAACTGACTTATAATCTCAAAATCACCTAGGATCTGGCTGTCCAGTCCTGTTCCAACCCTGAACATATGAGTAATCGCCTGTTTGTTCTTATAAACGTAGGCAACCTTCTCAAATTCTTCAACCGTTCCATGAGTATGCTCACAAAGCAATTTGATCAACTGGAATGGATGTTCTGCGAAACCGTAAATTTCAGTACGATTACAGGTGGAAGTTAAAAGAATACCATCGATACCTTCGCGGCCAGCCTGTTTCAACAAATTTTCCTTCGCCTGTTCCGTAAGACTGAAGTGTCCCCGGATCTCGGCATCAGCCTTTTTGTAGCTTAAACCTATCGTATAAAAATGCTTACCTCTTGAAATGTGATAATCTTCCATGTATCGATTTGGAAATACGTTTGCAAAAATAGCAGAAGAGTATTTCAAAAAATAACGCTAGAGGCACTAAATGTGTCGATAGATGATATTTATCAGCTTTTTAAAGTCCGAATCTTCAAAATGCGCTATTTTTGTAGTAAACAAAGCTGTTGTGAATAGATTTGTTTAGACTGATTCTAAATAAATAAATTTTCCGAGGATGGATGAAAGCAAAAAAAATAACGCTGTAAGTATTTCAGAAGAAATCAAGATCGAAGATGGTTTCTATATTTTGAAGTTTCAGAATGACACAGATGAGAATAAGATCATGTCCCGCGAAATAGATAATAGTTTTATTCAATTTCACTTTAATGTGAAGGGAAACAGCAAGTTTCTATTCAATAGCGGGAGTTATGAATTACCACTTCCTGAAGAGAATTCACTTTTACTGTACAATCCTCAGCGCGATCTGCCACTACATTTATCCATGGAAAAGGAGAGCTGGCTGATTTCTTTGGTAATCTCCATTAAGAAATTTCACGCTTTATTTTCTCAGGAAGCAGATTATATCACCTTTTTGAGTGGTGACAATAAGGATAAAAAATACTATAAGGATGCTCAGGTGTCGCCTTCAACCGCGGTGGTATTAAACCAGATCATGAATTTCAATCTGACTCCCAGTATCAAAAACCTTTATTTTAAAGCGAAAGCTTTTGAATTATTAAGTCTATACTTCAATAAAGCGGAAAATCCAGATCTGGAACAATGTCCGTTTCTGAGTGATGAGGAGAATATCAAGAAGATAAGGAGAGCTAAAGATATCGTGATCGCAAGAATGGCTGAACCACCATCCCTGCAGGAACTTTCAGATGAAATTGGACTTAGTCTTAAAAAGCTAAAAGAAGGTTTCAAACAAATTTATGGAGATTCGGTTTATAGCTTTCTGTTCGATTATAAAATGGAATATGCACGTAAGCTTCTGGAAACAGGTGAATATAATGTAAATGAAGTAGGACTGAAGGTTGGTTATAGTACGGCGAGTCACTTTATTGCTGGTTTTAAAAAGAAATTTGGAACCACGCCGAAGAAATATACATTGTCGGTTAGCTAACTGATTATTGAATCATAGAGAACACTAATTATAAATTGGATTTCAATAGACCAGTTAGTATTATTTTTGAGTTGAAAAAGAAAAATTATGAATAAAGGCGTATTGCTGGTAAATCTGGGTTCTCCAGACAGTACCGATCCCAAAGATGTCAAGAAATATTTAGGCGAATTCCTTATGGACGAGCGAGTGATCGATGTGCCATACTGGGCCAGAACACTACTGGTAAAGGGAATTGTATTAAATACCCGTCCTAAAAAATCTGCTGAAGCTTACCAGAAGATCTGGTGGGATGAAGGTTCTCCGCTAATTGTACTTTCAGAAAGACTTCAGAATAAAATTGATGAAAAGACATCTGTTCCAATTGCATTGGCAATGAGGTATGGAACTCCAAATATAAAACAAGGCTTACAGGAATTAAAGGATAAAGGAGTGGACGAAGTACTTCTATTTCCATTGTATCCACAATTCGCCATGGCTACTACTGAAACGATTCTCGTACTGGCGGAAGAGTTACGCAAGGAATTTTTCCCTGAAATGAGCTTTACGACAGTACCACCATTTTATAATCATCCGGATTACGTACGAACATTGGCAAATAGTATTGCTGAAAACCTTGAAGGAAAAGAATATGAGCATTTATTATTTTCCTATCATGGTGTTCCTGAGCGACACATTCGTAAAAGCGATGTTACCAGCTCACATTGTAAGATAGACGGCTCCTGTTGCCAGACGGCATCAACTGCTCACCAGTTTTGTTATCGACACCAGTGCTTTGAAACCACCAGGTTGGTTGCGGAACATTTAGGAATGAAGCCTAATACTTATAGCGTTTCCTTCCAGTCAAGATTAGGATTCGACCCATGGTTAAAGCCATATACAGACAGGACCATTGAAAGATTTGGAAAACAGGGAATGAAGAAGTTAGCCATTGTAACTCCGGCATTCGTTTCAGATTGTCTCGAAACGCTGGAAGAGATTGCCATGGAAGGCGAAGAGATTTTCCATGAAGTTGGTGGGAAAGACTTCTCTGTTGTTCCATGTTTGAACGATCGTGAAGATTGGGTAAAAGTATTATCCAGATGGATCGATGAGTGGGCAACCCAGCAAACTCCGGTTGAGGCTTAATGGCCGTTCGAAATTCTAAAGAACTGTGTGATAAACCCATTGGTAAACTTCTTATTCAACAAGCTTTACCAGCATCTGTAGGAATATTGGTGATGTCCTTGAACATCCTGGTAGATACTATTTTTGTTGGAAACTGGATAGGCCCGATTGCAATTGCGGCCATCAATGTTGTGTTGCCAGTCTCTTTTTTTATTGCGGCTTTGGGAATGGCCATCGGGATAGGTGGAAGTTCGATCATTTCCCGGGCACTTGGCGCAAATGAAGATTCTAAAGCCTTACGAACCTTTGGAAACCAGATCACGCTTACATTGGTTTTATCGATAGGCCTGGTCATTCCGGGATTGATTTTCGTTGATGATCTCATCCCTGCATTTGGAGGAATGGGCGAGATCTTCGATCCTGCAAAGATCTATTATATCATCGTGCTCTGCGGTGTTCCTATGCTGGCGCTTGCTATGATGGGGAACAACGTAATTCGAGCAGAGGGAAAACCCCGTTTTGCCATGATCGCAATGATCATTCCCTCTGTAGTCAATCTTATTCTGGATTATATTCTTATCAATAAGCTGAATATGGGAATGGAAGGTGCCGCCCTGGCAACAACTGCATCCTATTTCTTTTGCATGGCTTATATTATCTGGTTTTTTCTTTCGAAGAACTCAGAATTAAAGATCAGTTTCTCTCATTTCAACATGGATTTTCCTATTCTGAAGGAAATTTCAGCATTGGGAGTTGTTACCCTGGCCAGGCAGGCAGTAGTGAGTGTGACCTATCTTTTAATGAATAACATTCTTTTTAATCTAGGAGGTGAAGAATCGATCACCGTATATGCGATCATTGCTCGGATGCTGATGTTCGCACTTTTCCCGGTACTTGGAGTCACCCAGGGATTCCTGCCCATTGCTGGATTCAATTATGGTGCAGAGAACTTCAGCAGGGTTCGAAACAGTATAAACACTGCAATTTTATACTCTTTCCTCATGGGGCTTTTAATCTTTGCTGGGATCATGATTTTCGCACCGGATATCGTCGCAATCTTTACTACGGAACCAAGTATTCTGGAGCAAACACCTTCAGCAATGCGTTGGGTTTTTGCAGCGATTCCAATTGTAACAATTCAATTAATTGGAGCTGCTTATTTCCAGGCCATCGGGAAAGCTATGCCTGCATTTTTGCTAACCCTATCGCGGCAGGGATTTATTTTTATTCCGCTAGTGCTAATTCTTCCGAAGTACTACGGAGAACTCGGTGTCTGGATCTCTTTTCCAATTGCCGATGTACTTTCTACCATCATCACTGCCTATTTCTTGAATCGTGAGATTCGGCACACGCTCAAGTAAACTTCAGAAGCTTGAAAATTATAGTAAATCCTTATCTTTAAAGCAGACTAAACGATTTTCTATGAACCAATCTCTACTCAGGCTCTCAGTTTTTTTACTGCTCGCCATTCTTTTCAATTCACAAAAACATTTTGCACAGGATAATTCCGAAGAACTTTACGGCGCTCTGGAATATCGTCTAATAGGTCCGTTTCGAGGTGGACGAAGTGCTGCAGTAACCGGTGTTCCCGGCAAGCCAAATCTTTTCTATTTTGGAGCTGCAGGCGGTGGTGTCTGGAAAACAACGAATGGAGGTCGCAGCTGGAGCAATATATCTGATGGTTATTTTGGAGGTTCCATTGGCGCTATTGAGGTTGCTAAGAACGATCCAAATGTGATGTATGTGGGAGGTGGAGAAAAAACGGTTCGTGGAAATGTTTCTTCTGGCTACGGAATCTGGAAAACCGAAGATGCCGGGAAGACCTGGACTTCCGCTGGATTAAAAAACAGTCGGCATGTTCCCAGAATCGTAATACATCCGAAGGATTACAACACTGTATATGCAGCAGTTCTTGGAAATATTTACAAACCTACCGAAGAACGGGGAGTTTATAAATCTACAGATGGAGGTAAGAACTGGCAAAAAGTACTTTTTTCTAATGCAGATGCCGGTGCAGTAGATCTGATTATGGATCCCAACAATCCGCGAGTTTTATATGCGAGCACCTGGAATGTTCAGCGTACACCATATAGTCTTAGTAGTGGAGGAGAGGGATCAGCTTTATGGAAAAGTACAGATAGCGGGGAAACCTGGAAGGAAATTTCAGAAAATAAAGGTTTTCCAAAGGATACTTTAGGGATCATTGGCGTGACTGTTTCCCCTGCAAACAGCGAAAGGGTCTGGGCTATTGTTGAAAATAAAGAAAAAGGAGGCGTTTATCGCAGTGAAGATGCGGGTGAAACCTGGAATTTGATCAATGATGATCGTAGTGTGAGACAACGTGCCTGGTATTATACCCGTATTTATGCCGACTCAGAAGATGAAGACAAGGTATATGTGCTCAATGTGAATTATCATACAAGTACCGATGGCGGTAAGACTTACAGTTCTGCCAATGCACCACACGGCGATCACCACGATCTATGGATCGCTCCGGAGGATCCTCAACGTATGATCATGGGTGACGATGGGGGCGCACAAATTACTTACGATGGTGGGGAAACCTGGAGTACGTACCACAATCAACCGACTTCTCAGTTTTACAGAGTAACTACAGATAATTCATTTCCGTATAGAATATATGCGGCACAGCAGGATAATTCTACGGTTAGAATCAGGCATAGAACAGAAGGTAGAAGTATTGGAGAAGGTGACTGGGAATCTACAGCGGGAGGTGAGAGCGCGCATATCGCCGTAGATCCTGAAAATCCTGAGATCGTTTATGGTGGAAGTTATGACGGATTCCTAACCAGGTACAATCATGAAACCGGGACCGTGCGGAGTATTAGTGTCTGGCCAGACAATCCAATGGGTCATGGAGCCGAAGATCTCAAATATCGTTTCCAGTGGAATTTCCCTATTTTCTTCTCTCCACATGATCCTGATAAATTGTATACCGCGTCCAATCATTTGCATATGACCACGAATGAGGGGGAAAGCTGGGATGAGATAAGTCCTGATCTTACGAGAAATGACAAGTCAAAACAAAAGTCTTCAGGAGGACCTATCACCCAGGATAACACTTCCGTAGAATATTACAGTACTATTTTCGCTGCAGCAGAGTCGCCTTTAAAGGAAGGTTTGCTCTGGACTGGTAGTGATGACGGCCTGGTACATGTTTCGAGAGATGGCGGTGAGAATTGGGAAAATGTAACTCCTAAAGGAATGCCGGAGTGGATGATGATCAATAGCATTGAACCTTCTGTTTTTGATGAAGGCACGGCATATATCGCGGGAACCAGGTACAAACTGGGAGATTTCGCTCCTTATTTATATAAAACGACCAACTATGGTAAGTCCTGGAAAAAGATCACCTCTGGAATTTCTTCGGAACATTTTACAAGGGTGGTTCGTGAAGATCCTGAAAAGCAGGGCTTGCTTTACGCAGGAACCGAAACCGGGATGTATATTTCATTTGATGACGGAGCGAACTGGAAAGCTTTTCAGTTAAATCTGCCAATAGTACCAATCACCGATCTTGCCATCAAAGAAAATAACTTGATCGTGGCTACTCAGGGAAGAAGTCTCTGGATCATCGATGATCTAAGTGTATTACACCAGTTGAACTCAGTTGAAAAGGATCAGGATCATTTATTCAAGCCGAAAAATTCCTATAGAATGGATGGCAGATCCCGGGAAAGTGCTACAGCCGGGACGAACCATCCCGCGGGAGTCATGACCTATTTTTTTCTGAAGGATCCTGAAGGGAAGAAAGTCAAATTAAGCTATTTAAATACTGAAAATGATACTATTCAAAGCTTCTCTTCTGAAGCAAAAAAGAACAAACTGGAAGTAAGTAAAGGAGCCAATCAGCATGTTTGGGATATGCGTGGTGAAGGCGCTGAACGACTTGACGGAATGATCCTTTGGTGGGCAAGTACAGACGCTCCACAAGCGGTTCCCGGAAAATATAAGGTAGTTCTGGAAGTGGAAGATGAGGTGATGAAACAGGATTTCGAGATCCTGCCAGACGCAAATGCCGAAACCGACCAGGCAGGAATGCAAAAGCAGTATGATTTCATTTCCAGCGTGAATAAAACCGTAGACAATGCTCACCAATCCATCAAAAAGATGAGAAAGGTCGATGCACAACTGAAGGATTTTCAGAAGCAGTATAAAAACAATGAGCAGGTAAAACCCTTGCTGGAAAAAGCGAAAACCCTGAGCGAGCAACTTTCAGAAATAGAAAATGCGCTTTACCAGACCAAGAATCGTAGTAACCAGGATCCGCTTAATTTCCCGATAAAACTCACCAATAAACTGGCGCATTTGAACAGTCTCGTAGGAATGGACGATTTTCCACCAACTCAGCAGGATATTGCAGTTAAAGACCAACTTACTGCCAGTATCAACGAAGAATTGAATAAATTTGACCAGCTTTTAGAAGAAGAAGTAAAAGCTTTTAATAAGGAATTTAATGCGATGGATCTTAATTATCTATTCGTGGAGACTGAAGACTAAATGGAGTACTATAATTATATCAAAGCCCTGCACCTTATTTTCGTAATTACGTGGTTTGCCGGGCTTTTTTATATTCCGCGCTTATTCGTATACCAGATCGAAGCTGCTGAAAAGCCAGAACCAGATAGAACAATTCTTGGAGATCAGCTAAAACTGATGGCGAAAAGGCTCTGGTTCATTATTACCTGGCCTTCTGCGATCCTGGCGAGCGCTTTCGCTTTTACGTTACTGGCGATGGTTCCTGGCTGGCTCGAGCAACCCTGGATGCATGTGAAACTTGGTTTTGTAGTGCTACTATTTGCCTATCATTTCAAGACCCATCTAATTTTTAAAGAACTGCAGAAAGGGATTATTAACTGGACTTCAAACGGAATGCGAATCTGGAATGAGGGAAGTACGCTTATCCTGTTTTCAGTAATTTTCCTGGTCATCGTGCGGGATGCTATTAACTGGATCTACGGAGTTCTTGGAATTTTTCTACTCGGGATCATGTTAATGCTAGGGATCAAATTATACAAAAGAATACGCTCAAGGAACCCTAATGCCTGAAATGGTTCGATAATTGTTGCCTTGAAGCGAAGCCTGCCTATATGAAGATGCTTAAATTATCCTTAAGAACTAGAATTTTTATCTCTATGATCCTGTTGGTTCTCGGGGCATCTATTCTAATTTTTGGGGTGACAGTGTACCAATATAAACAGGAAGCTGAAAATTATCACGAAGAACGGCTGGAGCGTAAACAAAGAGCGATCCTTGAAAACATCAAATTTGTACTTGCCAGTACTAGTTATGTAATAGATACCGAAAACATTGGACTTATTTTTGCTGAAAGGGATAAGATCGATGAAATGGCCGAAGTTCATGAAATGCAGATCCATATTTATGATCTCGACGGAAGCCTTATTATCAAATCCAACGAATCATTTTTTAAAGACTCCACTACCGTTAGTATTCCAGAAAGCGTACTAAGTAAGCTGGATGCTACCACTACCAAGCATTATTTGAAGAAAACTGAAGTCAACGGGCAGAAATACCAGTCTTCATACAGTTATATTACCGATGGAAAATTTAAGCCACTGGCAATCCTGTATTTACCATATGTACAGGATGATAGTCTGTTGAACAGGGATTTGAACAATTTCCTGGTACGCATGGCAGAGGTCTATCTTTTTATGCTATTGATAGCCATTATTCTGTCATTCTTTCTTTCAAAATATATCACCAAATCGCTCAAGATCATTTCGGAAAAGATCAATCAGACCAGACTGGACAAACGAAACCAGAAAATCGAACTTTCCAATGCAACAGAGGAGATCTACGCTTTGGTTTCGGCATATAACAGTATGATCGATGAGTTGGAGGAAAGTGCTGTGAAATTAGCCACCAATGAGCGGGAACAGGCCTGGCGGGAAATGGCGAAGCAGGTAGCACATGAGATCAAGAATCCGTTGACACCTATGCGATTGAGCGTACAAAGTTTTCAGCGTAATTTTGATCCGGAAGATCCCGACATTCATCTTAAGGTCGATGAATACAGCGAAACGCTCATTAATCAAATTGATACTATGAGCTCTATCGCTTCGGCATTCTCAAACTTTGCAAAGATGCCGGCACAACAAAATGAAACTTTGAATGTGCCCAAGATCGTGAAGCTGGCACTGGATATTTTTAATGAGAAATACATTGAATTTCAATGTGACCAGGAGGAGATCCTGGCGAAATTTGATCGTACGCAGTTGATTCGGGTAGTGACCAACCTGGTTAAAAATGCTACTCAGGCACTTCAGAATGTAGAAGATCCTCGAATTATGGTGTCGGTCGAAGAGGAGGAGAATACCGTTCTTATTTCGGTTTCCGATAATGGAATGGGTATTTCCGAAGAAAATAAAACGAAGGTATTTGAACCTAAATTCACCACGAAATCAAGCGGAATGGGATTAGGCCTTGCCATGGTAAAAAATATCGTGGAAACTTATAAGGGGACGATTAGCTTTGTTTCCAAACAGAATAAAGGCACTATCTTTAACGTACGATTTCCAAAATAAAGATTATGAGTTATCAGAACATTTTAGAAGAGATTGAAAATGAAATATTAACGATCACAATAGATCGACCAAAGAAGCTGAATGCTCTTAACAGAGAGACGATTCTTGAGCTTCACCAGGCTTTTAAAGCGGCGAAGGATAATGACGAGGTAAAAGTCGTAATTATTACCGGAAGTGGAGAGAAGGCTTTTGTAGCTGGAGCAGATATTAGTGAATTTGCCGACTACTCACCAAAAGAGGGGAAGAAACTTTCAGCAGATGGGCAGGAGAAGTTATTTGATTATGTAGCTAATTTCCCTAAACCGGTCATAGCAGCTGTAAATGGATTTGCTCTTGGTGGCGGACTCGAACTTGCTATGGCAGCTCATTTTAGAATTGCCAGTGATAATGCCAAAATGGGATTGCCGGAAGTATCTCTTGGAGTGATCCCGGGATATGGTGGAACTCAAAGGTTACCACAACTGGTAGGGAAAGGTCGCGCGATGGAAATGATCATGACCGCGGGAATGATCGATGCAAACCAGGCTTTGCAATACAACCTGGTGAATCATGTAACATCTCAGGAAGATTTGATGGAACTGGCCGTAAGCCTGGCTCAGAAGATTATGAAGAATTCCATGGTTGCTATTTCTACAGCGATCAAAGCGATCAATGCCAACTATGAAGATGGTATTGATGGATTTGAGGTGGAAGTAAAAGGTTTCGGTGATAGTTTTGGGACCGAAGATTTCAAAGAAGGAACTTCAGCATTTTTAAACAAGCGTAAAGCCGACTTCCCTAATAAATAAAATACAGGCTCCTATCTAAAAATTTAGATTTGAAGAAGGAGCCTTTTCATTGAATTTTAACTAGGATAAAATCCATTAAAAAGGAATAATTCCATAATTTTGGATTATGAGTTATGAGGATTTTATCAAAGGCAGAGGTGCCCAGAAAAACAGCAGTAATAAGTTTGATGCGCATAGTCATGAAACCAGGGACGACTTTCTAAATTATTGCAATGCGGAAGGGGAAGAAGCGGTTAATTTTAAAACCACAACTATTGAAACCTTTCCCAAGAGCATCGTCAACAAAGTGACGAGTCCCGATGTTGGAATGGACTTTTCACTAAATCCCTATCAGGGCTGTGAACATGGTTGTATTTACTGCTACGCCCGTAATAGTCATGAATTCTGGGGTTATAGTGCCGGTCTGGATTTCGAGCAAAAAATACTGGTAAAAAGAAATTCTGTTGAACTTTTAGAGAAAAAGCTGAAGAGCAAATCCTGGCAGGCGCGACCTATCGTCCTGTCTGGAAATACCGATTGTTACCAGCCAATTGAAAAGGAACTCAAAATTACCAGAAGTTTGCTGCAAACCTTTCTGAAGTACCGGCACCCGGTTGGTATGATCACGAAGAATTCCCTCATTTTACGCGATCTGGATATTCTAAGAGAACTGGCTCAGGACAGGCTTGTACATGTAAATATAAGTATCACCACGCTACAGGAACATACGCGTAGAGTGCTGGAGCCAAGAACCGCCAGCATCAAAAAAAGACTGGAAACCGTAGAGAAACTTTCGGTAGCGAATATTCCGGTGAGTGTGATGATGGCGCCTATCATACCATCAATCAATAATCACGAAATTATGCCGCTGGTTCGAGAAGTGGCTAATCGAGGTGCTCGCGGTGTAGGTTATACGATCGTGAGACTGAATGGAAGCATTGGAGAGATCTTTACAGACTGGATCAAAAAATCCATGCCAGACCGGGCAGATAAGGTTTTAAACCAGATTGCCAACATTCATGGAGGTAGTCTGAATGATAGCAGGTTTGGCACCCGAATGAAAGGCGAAGGCCAGTTCGCGGAGCAAGTAAAGCAGCAATTTAAAATTGCTCGCAAGATGTATCTACAGGATCGTAAAAAGCCCAGTCTAAACTGTAAGTTACATGAGGAATACAAAGACGGACAGACAAAATTATTTTAGACCTTACCGTATTTTCAAGAAATTTGATATGTTCGTCAACATAAAGGTAATTGGGCAGAAGCAGTGGTTGATGTTGAATGGTTTGAAAAAGGTTATACCGCCATACATAAACACAAAATAACCACACTAACAGACAGCCATCAGGGCATAGATCATATTTTCTGGAATCCTAATACCCAAAAATACGCGATTGTAGAAACGAAGTATAACGGTACAAATATGATTACTTTGACAAATGGGACTAGGCAAATGAGTGATGAATGGATTGACAACGGATTAGCAAACAGTAGGTTAAAAGTTGCTTTGGGCAATGATTCACTTTATGATCAAGTTAAAAATAATTATGAGAGGGTTGTAGCGTATGTTTATCCAAACGGCAAGACTGTCTACAAGTATGTTGATGAGTCAGGCTACCCTATAAATCATTATTATCCGGAACTTTAAATATCATGGAAATGGAAAAGTTTGATTTTCAACGAACATTGAATAATTTTAAGGTGATAGACGAAAGCAATCGACATAGTTTAACTCTGGATTTGAGTCCTCACAGATTGAAGTTATATAATTATGCAATATTCGGTATGTGTTTAATGTCATGGATTGCTAGGTATTCAAAAGGAGAAGATATTACCGAATTAAACATTTCATTCGAAGAACTGAATAAAACATTGAAGAATAGATGGAATAAAGAAGCCTTAAAAGTATATGTGGGTAGAAATCGTAAGGAATTAAATGAATTTAAATATGATAATTATGTACATATACTTTGGTTTTTTAGTATCTCTATTCTTTTAGAATCTGAAAAAGGAAGCAAAACGGTATCTACCATAATTAAAGAGTGTGAGGTACAAGACTTGATTTTCAACTATTACATTAATCATGTATTTGATGAAGATCAAAATTTGGTTGAGGAAAGTTATACCCGTTTTTTTATGATTCCTCAAAAATTTAAAAGATTAAGAGAAATCATTTTAGAACAGAATTTAGATACCTGTAAAATAATGATTAAGCAATACTTAAAAAAATACTGGCTTAAGAGTTATAATAAGTATGGAAGTGAAATGGGACTTGAAAGCACGAAAACACAAGAGGGAGGAAAATATTTCTTTGGTTTTTGGGCTTTTGAGGTAGCTGCTGTTGCTAAATTAAAGGGATTTGGAGAAGAGGAGTTTAAACATCTACCCTACTTCCCAACTTTTAATGATAGGTAAAGGTTTTAGGCCTCGCCATTCCATTCGTCATAAAATTGCTTGAAATAGTGTTTCATAAACACAAAGTAACCACACTAACAGACAGCCATCAGGGCATAGATCATATTTTCTGGAATCCAAATACCCAAAAATATGCGATTGTAGAAACGAAGTATAACGGTACAAATATGATTACTTTGAATGATGGGACGAGGCAAATGAGTGATTCATGGATCGATTTTTCACCGGAAGATTCAAGACTATTGGAAGCACTTGGAAATGACGAAAGTTTGTATAAAATTGTTAGGGAAAATTATGAAAGAGTGGTTGCTTATGTATGGCCTGACGGTAAAACTTCCTATAAATATGTTGATGAGTCAGGCTACCCTATAAATCATTATTATCCGGATCTTTAAATATTATAAAAATGGAAAAATTTGATTTTCAAAGCACT from Christiangramia sp. OXR-203 harbors:
- the hemA gene encoding glutamyl-tRNA reductase, which gives rise to MEDYHISRGKHFYTIGLSYKKADAEIRGHFSLTEQAKENLLKQAGREGIDGILLTSTCNRTEIYGFAEHPFQLIKLLCEHTHGTVEEFEKVAYVYKNKQAITHMFRVGTGLDSQILGDFEIISQLKVAFVRSKKLGLVNAFLERLVNAVIQASKRIKNETEISSGATSVSFASVQYILKNLENVSDKNILLFGTGKIGRNTCENLVKHTRNNHITLINRTKDKAEKVAGKFDLIVKDYADLQAEIRNSDILIVATGAQNPTVSKELIYSKKDLLILDLSIPKNVSEDVEELPNVQLIHLDHLSQMTDETLERRKQFIPQAKEIIAEVENDFNQWLETRKFAPTIKALKKKLRSMKDDELDFQRKKMSDFNDEHAEIVSNRIIQKIMKHFANHLKGDTETTNESLELIHKVFQLEEVSK
- a CDS encoding AraC family transcriptional regulator, with protein sequence MDESKKNNAVSISEEIKIEDGFYILKFQNDTDENKIMSREIDNSFIQFHFNVKGNSKFLFNSGSYELPLPEENSLLLYNPQRDLPLHLSMEKESWLISLVISIKKFHALFSQEADYITFLSGDNKDKKYYKDAQVSPSTAVVLNQIMNFNLTPSIKNLYFKAKAFELLSLYFNKAENPDLEQCPFLSDEENIKKIRRAKDIVIARMAEPPSLQELSDEIGLSLKKLKEGFKQIYGDSVYSFLFDYKMEYARKLLETGEYNVNEVGLKVGYSTASHFIAGFKKKFGTTPKKYTLSVS
- the hemH gene encoding ferrochelatase: MNKGVLLVNLGSPDSTDPKDVKKYLGEFLMDERVIDVPYWARTLLVKGIVLNTRPKKSAEAYQKIWWDEGSPLIVLSERLQNKIDEKTSVPIALAMRYGTPNIKQGLQELKDKGVDEVLLFPLYPQFAMATTETILVLAEELRKEFFPEMSFTTVPPFYNHPDYVRTLANSIAENLEGKEYEHLLFSYHGVPERHIRKSDVTSSHCKIDGSCCQTASTAHQFCYRHQCFETTRLVAEHLGMKPNTYSVSFQSRLGFDPWLKPYTDRTIERFGKQGMKKLAIVTPAFVSDCLETLEEIAMEGEEIFHEVGGKDFSVVPCLNDREDWVKVLSRWIDEWATQQTPVEA
- a CDS encoding MATE family efflux transporter produces the protein MAVRNSKELCDKPIGKLLIQQALPASVGILVMSLNILVDTIFVGNWIGPIAIAAINVVLPVSFFIAALGMAIGIGGSSIISRALGANEDSKALRTFGNQITLTLVLSIGLVIPGLIFVDDLIPAFGGMGEIFDPAKIYYIIVLCGVPMLALAMMGNNVIRAEGKPRFAMIAMIIPSVVNLILDYILINKLNMGMEGAALATTASYFFCMAYIIWFFLSKNSELKISFSHFNMDFPILKEISALGVVTLARQAVVSVTYLLMNNILFNLGGEESITVYAIIARMLMFALFPVLGVTQGFLPIAGFNYGAENFSRVRNSINTAILYSFLMGLLIFAGIMIFAPDIVAIFTTEPSILEQTPSAMRWVFAAIPIVTIQLIGAAYFQAIGKAMPAFLLTLSRQGFIFIPLVLILPKYYGELGVWISFPIADVLSTIITAYFLNREIRHTLK
- a CDS encoding VPS10 domain-containing protein; the encoded protein is MNQSLLRLSVFLLLAILFNSQKHFAQDNSEELYGALEYRLIGPFRGGRSAAVTGVPGKPNLFYFGAAGGGVWKTTNGGRSWSNISDGYFGGSIGAIEVAKNDPNVMYVGGGEKTVRGNVSSGYGIWKTEDAGKTWTSAGLKNSRHVPRIVIHPKDYNTVYAAVLGNIYKPTEERGVYKSTDGGKNWQKVLFSNADAGAVDLIMDPNNPRVLYASTWNVQRTPYSLSSGGEGSALWKSTDSGETWKEISENKGFPKDTLGIIGVTVSPANSERVWAIVENKEKGGVYRSEDAGETWNLINDDRSVRQRAWYYTRIYADSEDEDKVYVLNVNYHTSTDGGKTYSSANAPHGDHHDLWIAPEDPQRMIMGDDGGAQITYDGGETWSTYHNQPTSQFYRVTTDNSFPYRIYAAQQDNSTVRIRHRTEGRSIGEGDWESTAGGESAHIAVDPENPEIVYGGSYDGFLTRYNHETGTVRSISVWPDNPMGHGAEDLKYRFQWNFPIFFSPHDPDKLYTASNHLHMTTNEGESWDEISPDLTRNDKSKQKSSGGPITQDNTSVEYYSTIFAAAESPLKEGLLWTGSDDGLVHVSRDGGENWENVTPKGMPEWMMINSIEPSVFDEGTAYIAGTRYKLGDFAPYLYKTTNYGKSWKKITSGISSEHFTRVVREDPEKQGLLYAGTETGMYISFDDGANWKAFQLNLPIVPITDLAIKENNLIVATQGRSLWIIDDLSVLHQLNSVEKDQDHLFKPKNSYRMDGRSRESATAGTNHPAGVMTYFFLKDPEGKKVKLSYLNTENDTIQSFSSEAKKNKLEVSKGANQHVWDMRGEGAERLDGMILWWASTDAPQAVPGKYKVVLEVEDEVMKQDFEILPDANAETDQAGMQKQYDFISSVNKTVDNAHQSIKKMRKVDAQLKDFQKQYKNNEQVKPLLEKAKTLSEQLSEIENALYQTKNRSNQDPLNFPIKLTNKLAHLNSLVGMDDFPPTQQDIAVKDQLTASINEELNKFDQLLEEEVKAFNKEFNAMDLNYLFVETED